In Amblyraja radiata isolate CabotCenter1 chromosome 10, sAmbRad1.1.pri, whole genome shotgun sequence, one DNA window encodes the following:
- the LOC116977519 gene encoding regulator of G-protein signaling 5-like isoform X2: MNSYGLAAFKAFLQSEHSEENIEFWMACEDYKATKSPLKLAVKAKKIYEDFIEKEAPKEINVDHYTKDITMKSLIEPSTATFELAQKRVLSLMEKDSFYRFQKSELYLELIK, translated from the exons ATGGTCTGGCTGCCTTCAAGGCTTTCCTCCAATCTGAGCACAGCGAGGAGAACATTGAGTTCTGGATGGCTTGTGAAGACTACAAGGCGACCAAGTCTCCTCTCAAGCTGGCCGTCAAAGCGAAGAAGATCTATGAAGACTTCATCGAGAAAGAAGCTCCAAAAGAG ATCAACGTTGACCACTACACCAAAGACATCACCATGAAGAGCCTGATTGAACCTTCGACCGCTACCTTTGAACTGGCTCAGAAGAGAGTCCTCTCTCTGATGGAGAAGGATTCATTCTACAGGTTTCAGAAATCTGAACTCTATCTGGAGCTGATAAAGTAA